The Leisingera daeponensis DSM 23529 genome includes the window TGCATATTTCACCGGGCCAGCTGTTCGGCATCGCGCCTGCGCTGAACCGCGTCACCTATCCGGCCACCGCCATCGCCGCCTCGGAATCGCTGGCGCTGTCCTGGCCGGCGCGGTTGTGGGGGGAGTTCACCGCCAAGTACCCGGGCTTTGCCACTGAAAGCTACAACACCCTGGGCCAGCGGCTTGGCGAGATGCAGACGCGGATCACCGAACTGGCCACGCAGGCGGTGGAACAGCGGGTGGCGGCAGCTCTTCTGCGGATGGTGACCCAGTCGGGCCGCAAGGTGGAGGAGGGGATCGAGATCGCCTTCCCCGTGACCCGCCGCAATATCTCTGAGATGACCGGCACCACGCTGCACACGGTCAGCCGCTTGCTGTCGGCCTGGGAGAAGGACGGCGTGGTGAAATCCACCCGCAAGTACATCGTGGTCACGGCTCCGCATAGGCTGGTGGTTTTGAGCGGGGCGCAGGGGTAGGAGCGGGGGGAGTAACTGGCGGGAGACCGGCCAGTGTTCCGCTGTCCGGCTTGTTGTTCCATCACGGACACAAAGCGGATCAGCCGGCGCGCTGCCAGGTTCCCCGGAGGCGCAAATATGCTCGCGCAACTGCTGCCGGGCCACTTGCAGCAGTTATTGCCGGCGCCGTCTGGCGACCCGGCTATGCGCGGTGTTCAGGACAATTGACCGTTCCGGGCCGGTCTCACTTGTCTTCGGAGTCCTTCAAGGGCGGGTTGCCGCGCTCATACTGAAGCCGAGAACGTCTCAGGCGCTCAATTTTGTTGCGGCGCCTTTCGTTTTCGTCCTCCAGGATTTCACGCGCTGCGCGCGCGGTCTTCTCCATCGCCGTCTCCTTGCGGGTCAGGCCGGCAAGTTTCAATTCCTCAGTGTTAAGCTTGGACATCTGTTCACTCCTGCGAGGCTGATTTTTGGAGACTTCGTTGGCGCGCGCGAAAGTCCGGTCAGGACCTTCTCCGGGAGGCGCCAAGGGGCCGATGGAAACGGCGCAGCTGCGGCGGCGCCGGTCATGCGTTGCAGGTTACGCGGCGGCGGGGAGGTCCGCTTGGAAACCGGCGGTGTTAACGGCCGAGAGGAATGCGTCACGGGCGGCGCCGACAGGCGCGAGACAGTCCATGGCTGCATCGATCTTTTCAATCGCAACATCTCTGTTGCGGTCGGAAACCGGCCAAGCTTTCTGCAGCCAGAAATGGGCTTGTTCGATTGTGGTGATTTTTCGGGTCCGGCCCTCGGAGGGCAGGAAAATGGTCATGGGAGTGCCCCAGGAAATTTCTATCAAGTTCTATCTTTCTGTGCTTTTTGGAAAACCGCGTCTGACAGACAATTTTGGCAGATGCGGGAAACGGGAGCATTGCAACATGCTCCCGTTAGAGGTCTCAGGCCGTCAGCAGCTTATGCGAGGGCAAGATTGCTGGCGGACTCGCGTCCGTCGCGGCCGCTTTCGATGTCGAAAGTCACGGCCTGGCCGTCGTCAAGCTGCTGGATGCCAGCGCGTTCCAAGGCGGAAATGTGGACAAAAATGTCCCGCGATCCGTGCTCGGGCGCGATGAAACCAAAACCTTTTTGAGAATTGAACCATTTCACGGTGCCATTGGCCATCGTGTCGTCTCCTTTTGAAATGCTATCCGCAACACGCGATAGCCCGGCCCAGTGTCAACATCGGAACAACTGGGGCCGTTAGGAAACAGAAGGTCGTAGGAAGCGCTTTGCTCCACCAAGGTGGGGTATGCGACTCGCGATTGCAAGGGACCATCAGTGATATCTTCAAAATAGTTTTTAGATGGCCCCCATAGCGCGCCTTAACTGCTCGCGGAACGCCATCTCCTCCAGCCCGTATTCCTCGCACGCATCAACCAGCGTGTGGAACGGCGCGATCGGGCAGCCGGGGCAGAGCATCTGGCGGTTCATGAACTCGCCCGCGCAGGCCGGCCAATGGTGGAACATCTCGGAAAGCGGCAGGTCGGGATTGTCGAAATCTGGGCGTCGCATGGCCTGTCCTCCTTTTCCTGCATTTTGCGTGCAGCAATGCGCCCGGTCTTTGCGCTTTAACAACATATGCGGCGGTGCGCGCAGTTAGGCAGGTCCTATCCGCAACTGTACTCAGGACCGCGATATGTCAGAGATACTTACCAAGTCGCGGGCCAGGAACGTGTTCTACGGGGGCTCCTTGTTCTTCGTCGTCGTGTTCGTGGCCATGACCGCGCACAGCCACCGCTTCATCGTGAACACATCCACCGCTGGCATGGAGCTGACCGACGAGGTGCGCCAGGGCAAGCACGTGTGGGAGCGCCACTCCTGTATCAACTGCCACACGCTGCATGGCGAGGGCGCCTATTTCGCACCGGAGGTGGGCAACGTGATGACCCGCTGGGGCGTGCTGGACGATCCCGAAGCCGCCTATGAAATGCTCGATGGCTGGATGAAGGCGCAGCCTTCCGGCGTCGAGGGCCGCCGCCAGATGCCGTACTTCGAGCTGACCGAGGAAGAAACCAAGGCCCTGTCCGAATTCCTGCGCTGGGCGGATCAGACCGACACCCAGAACTGGCCGCCGAACGACGCGGGCTGAGGGGAGAAAAGCAATGAAATATCAATCTCAAAAAGTGGCCTATGCCTATTTCATGGTGGCATTGGGCCTGTTCGCCATTCAAGTCCTGGGCGGCTTGCTGGCCGGCTGGATCTATGTCTGGCCCAACACCTTGAGCGAGCTTCTGCCGTTCAACATCGTGCGGATGCTGCACACCAACGCGCTGATTGTCTGGCTCTTGCTGGGCTTCTTCGGTGCCGCCTACTACCTCGTGCCGGAAGAATCCGAGCGTGAGCTGTTCTCGGTGAAACTCGCGTATATCCAGCTGGCAATTCTTGTCGTCGGGACACTCGGCGCAGTGGTCTCCTACCTCGCGGGCATCCACGGCGGGCGGGAGTTCCTGGAACAGCCCCTGTGGGTCAAGTTCGGCATCCTGGTCGCGGCGGTGATCTTCCTCGTGAACATCTCCCTGACCGTGCTGGCCGGCCGCAAGACCGCGATCACCAACATCCTCCTGATGGGCCTGTGGCTGCTGTCGCTTCTGTGGATCTTCGCCTTTATCAACCCGGACAACCTGTCGCTCGACAAAATGTACTGGTGGTTCGTTGTCCACCTGTGGGTGGAAGCGACCTGGGAACTGGTGATGGCCGCTATCCTTGGCTACCTGATGCTGAAGCTGACCGGTGTTGACCGCGAGGTGGTGGAGAAATGGCTCTATGTCATCGTGGCGCTGGCCCTGTTCTCCGGCATCCTCGGCACCGGCCACCACTTCTTCTGGATCGGCACGCCTGGCTACTGGCAGTGGATCGGCTCGATCTTCTCCACCCTCGAAGTGATCCCGTTCTTTGCGATGATGAGCTTTGCCTTCATCATGGTCTGGAAGGGCCGCAAGAACCACCCGAACAAGGCCGCACTGCTGTGGTCGCTGGGGGCATCTACCGTGGCCTTCTTCGGTGCCGGCGTCTGGGGCTTCCTGCACACGCTGCACGGGGTGAACTATTATACCCACGGCACCCAGATCACAGCGGCCCACGGGCACCTGGCCTTCTATGGCGCCTATGTGGCGATGAACCTGGCGATGTTCACCTATGCGATGCCCCACCTCAGGAACCGCGATCCCTATAACCAGGTGCTGAACATGGCGTCCTTCTGGCTGATGACCGGCGGCATGGCCTTCATGACCTTCGTGCTGACTTTTGCCGGCACCATCCAGACCCACATGCAGCGTATTGTCGGCGACTACTTCATGGACGTGCAGGACCAGCTGGGACTGTTCTACCTGATGCGCCTCGGCTCTGGCGCGGTGGTGGTCCTGGGCGCGCTTCTGTTCATCTACGCAACCGTCGTGGTCCGCCGCGAAGTCATCAAACCCGGCCCCGTGGCCGTACCGGGAGAATAAGTCATGAACGCGATGAATATGCCGTCCGTGCCCTTCTACCGTCCTGCAGGCGATGAATGCACCGTCTTCGAGATGGCCCAAGCCAACGGTCTGCCCCTTCTTCTGAAGGGGCCCACCGGCTGCGGCAAGACGCGGTTCGTGGAACATATGGCGGCCCGGCTCGGGCTGCCCCTCCACACCGTTGCCTGCCATGACGACCTGTCCGCCGCCGACCTGATCGGGCGCTACCTGCTGAAGGGCGGGGAAACCGTCTGGGTCGATGGTCCGCTGACCCGCGCGGTGCGCGAGGGCGGCATCTGCTACCTGGATGAGGTGGTCGAGGCCAGGAAGGACGTGGCCGTGGTGCTGCACCCCTTGACCGACGACCGCCGCCGCCTTGTCATTGACCGCACGGGTGAGGAGTTGGCGGCGCCCAAGCCCTTCATGCTGGTCGCGAGCTACAACCCCGGCTACCAGAACATCCTGAAGAAGCTGAAGCCGTCGACCCGGCAGCGCTTCCTGTCGATCGGCTTCGACTTCCCGGAAGCCTCTGCCGAAACTGCGGTGGTTGCGTCGGAGAGCGGGCTGGACGAGGACCGCTCCGCCGCGCTGGTGCGCTTGGCGGGCCATATCCGCAAGCTCTCCGGTATGGATCTGGAGGAAGGTGTGTCCACCCGCCTCTTGATCTACGCCGCGACGCTGATCGCCAAGGGCATGGGCGTGGAGCGCGCGGTGGAGGCCGCCATCATTGAACCCCTCAGCGACGAGAGTGACGTGCAGCTGGCGCTGCGCGACCTTGCCGCCAGCGTCTACGGGTGAAGCCATGATCCACGCTCTCGACCTTCTGGAACCCGAAGAAACGGTTGGCAACCTGTGGCACGGCATGGCCTCACGGATCGGTGCCGCTGAGGATGGGGCCGAACACACCGTCCGGTTCGAGGACATGCGCGCCAGCGCGGCGGCGCTGTTCCGGGCGCTGGGCGGGGCCGGGGGCGTGGAAATCCAGGTGGCGCCCTCCGTGCTGTCGGACCATCGTCCGGACCGGCTGCGCCGCATCGGCACCCCGCGGGAGATGGTGCATGTGGCCAGCTTTGACGGCGAGCGCCTGCGCCTGCCGCCGGAAATGGCCGCATTTTCAAGCCGCGAGTTGAACCGCAAGGCCTACCTGTGGCTGGCCGCAATGGCCGCCATGATCGAATTGCCGGACCGCAACGAGGACCGCTATCAGGCCGACCAGCTGGAGATCGCCGCCAATGCCCGGGCCGCGGATCAAGTGTTTGCCGCCTGTCCGGGGCTGCGGTCAGCCTATGGCGGCTTCTGCGCCCATGTTGCCGGGACGCGCAAACGCAACGGCCTGCCGCGGTTCGAGGCCCGGATTGAGCGGATGGTGCTGGACCAGATCGGCACCGACTGCCGCATCGCAGAGCCCTGCACCTGCACCGAACCGCGCGGCTACCGGACCTATCAGCCGGTGCCGTTCTGGCTGCGCTTGGCGGTTCCGCAGGCGGGCAGGGGCGCAGCCCCGGAAGCGGAAGAGATGAAAACACCCGGTCTCGCCGTCTCGACCCGCAAGACGGCCAAGCGGCAGGATCAGGACCAGACCACCCGCAAGGACAGCTTCATCGTTCACCGGTTTGAATCCATCCTGTCCTGGGCCGAAAGCCTGAACATCAACCGCATGGTCGATGACGACGACAACGAGAACGCCCAGAAAGCGGCGG containing:
- a CDS encoding Crp/Fnr family transcriptional regulator, encoding MSKLDESLLTGLPPFSLLERGQIREILDQALPKRYDEGAEIFHEGHDAERFHLLLDGYIRVVKTTEGGEQIIALHISPGQLFGIAPALNRVTYPATAIAASESLALSWPARLWGEFTAKYPGFATESYNTLGQRLGEMQTRITELATQAVEQRVAAALLRMVTQSGRKVEEGIEIAFPVTRRNISEMTGTTLHTVSRLLSAWEKDGVVKSTRKYIVVTAPHRLVVLSGAQG
- a CDS encoding DUF982 domain-containing protein, which produces MTIFLPSEGRTRKITTIEQAHFWLQKAWPVSDRNRDVAIEKIDAAMDCLAPVGAARDAFLSAVNTAGFQADLPAAA
- a CDS encoding cold-shock protein — protein: MANGTVKWFNSQKGFGFIAPEHGSRDIFVHISALERAGIQQLDDGQAVTFDIESGRDGRESASNLALA
- a CDS encoding c-type cytochrome — its product is MSEILTKSRARNVFYGGSLFFVVVFVAMTAHSHRFIVNTSTAGMELTDEVRQGKHVWERHSCINCHTLHGEGAYFAPEVGNVMTRWGVLDDPEAAYEMLDGWMKAQPSGVEGRRQMPYFELTEEETKALSEFLRWADQTDTQNWPPNDAG
- a CDS encoding cbb3-type cytochrome c oxidase subunit I; protein product: MKYQSQKVAYAYFMVALGLFAIQVLGGLLAGWIYVWPNTLSELLPFNIVRMLHTNALIVWLLLGFFGAAYYLVPEESERELFSVKLAYIQLAILVVGTLGAVVSYLAGIHGGREFLEQPLWVKFGILVAAVIFLVNISLTVLAGRKTAITNILLMGLWLLSLLWIFAFINPDNLSLDKMYWWFVVHLWVEATWELVMAAILGYLMLKLTGVDREVVEKWLYVIVALALFSGILGTGHHFFWIGTPGYWQWIGSIFSTLEVIPFFAMMSFAFIMVWKGRKNHPNKAALLWSLGASTVAFFGAGVWGFLHTLHGVNYYTHGTQITAAHGHLAFYGAYVAMNLAMFTYAMPHLRNRDPYNQVLNMASFWLMTGGMAFMTFVLTFAGTIQTHMQRIVGDYFMDVQDQLGLFYLMRLGSGAVVVLGALLFIYATVVVRREVIKPGPVAVPGE
- a CDS encoding CbbQ/NirQ/NorQ/GpvN family protein; its protein translation is MNAMNMPSVPFYRPAGDECTVFEMAQANGLPLLLKGPTGCGKTRFVEHMAARLGLPLHTVACHDDLSAADLIGRYLLKGGETVWVDGPLTRAVREGGICYLDEVVEARKDVAVVLHPLTDDRRRLVIDRTGEELAAPKPFMLVASYNPGYQNILKKLKPSTRQRFLSIGFDFPEASAETAVVASESGLDEDRSAALVRLAGHIRKLSGMDLEEGVSTRLLIYAATLIAKGMGVERAVEAAIIEPLSDESDVQLALRDLAASVYG